The Sulfurospirillum halorespirans DSM 13726 genome has a window encoding:
- the anfG gene encoding Fe-only nitrogenase subunit delta: protein MSDEKVNMQIQSTQSARIMQMEDYIMKHCLWQFHSRSWDRERQNEGVLSKTKQLLCDEEVAKETPEDRCYWVDALSLAEAFRARFAWFAEMDKESIKVLIEKLKERIDYVTISGSLNKELTVARY, encoded by the coding sequence ATGAGCGATGAAAAAGTAAATATGCAAATACAATCGACACAAAGTGCTCGAATCATGCAGATGGAAGATTATATTATGAAACATTGCCTTTGGCAGTTTCACTCAAGATCGTGGGATAGAGAGAGGCAAAACGAAGGGGTTCTTAGCAAAACAAAGCAACTTTTATGCGATGAAGAAGTGGCGAAAGAGACGCCAGAGGATCGTTGCTATTGGGTCGATGCCCTCTCCTTAGCTGAAGCGTTTCGAGCGCGCTTTGCGTGGTTTGCGGAAATGGATAAAGAGAGTATCAAGGTGCTGATAGAAAAGCTTAAAGAACGTATTGACTACGTCACGATTAGCGGTTCGCTCAACAAAGAGCTGACAGTTGCACGATACTAA
- the anfD gene encoding nitrogenase iron-iron protein, alpha chain has product MPHHEFECSSCIPERKSHAVVKGEGEDLTSCLPEGHLLTIPGTISERGCAYCGAKHVIGTPMKDAIHMSHGPVGCTYDTWHTKRYISDNDNFQLKYTYATDMKESHVVFGGGDLLKKNIIEAFKAHPTINRMTVYQTCASALIGDDMEAIARDVLKEMPDKDIFVCNSPGFAGPSQSGGHHKINIAWIHEKVGTVEPKITSDYVINYVGDYNIQGDCEIMCDYFKRMGIQVLSSFTGNGSYDELRSMHGAHLNVLECARSAEYICNELRVKYGIPRLDIDGFGFEPLSDSLMKVARFFGLEDRAQAIIDEETARWKPELDWYKKRLTGVKVCLWPGGSKLWHWANVIHEEMGVEVVSLYTKFGHQGDMEKGVARAQPGTLAIDDPNELEGIEAMDKLKPDVIFTGMRPGEVAKKRRVQYLNAHAYHNGPYKGYEGWVRFARDIYNAAFSPIHQLSGIDISRDPIATDKGFMTRKMISDVKLIPEEANVEGERPYTGDFDCVTKLRGKVYDPELSRNHEQAAV; this is encoded by the coding sequence CCCCGGAACCATTTCGGAGCGAGGATGTGCTTATTGTGGCGCCAAACACGTTATTGGCACTCCTATGAAAGATGCGATTCATATGAGTCATGGCCCTGTGGGATGTACGTATGATACATGGCACACCAAACGTTACATCAGCGACAACGACAACTTTCAGCTCAAATACACCTATGCCACTGATATGAAAGAGTCTCATGTCGTTTTTGGTGGCGGCGATTTGCTCAAAAAGAACATTATCGAAGCCTTCAAAGCGCACCCGACGATCAACCGTATGACCGTGTATCAAACCTGCGCGTCAGCGTTGATTGGGGATGATATGGAAGCGATTGCTAGAGACGTGCTCAAAGAGATGCCTGATAAAGACATTTTTGTCTGTAACTCGCCAGGTTTTGCGGGTCCTAGCCAATCAGGCGGGCATCATAAGATCAACATTGCGTGGATTCATGAAAAAGTAGGAACCGTTGAGCCCAAAATTACGAGTGATTATGTCATCAACTACGTCGGTGATTATAACATTCAAGGCGATTGTGAAATCATGTGCGACTACTTCAAACGCATGGGCATTCAAGTGCTCTCAAGCTTTACGGGCAACGGCTCGTACGATGAGCTTAGAAGCATGCACGGAGCGCATTTAAATGTCCTTGAGTGCGCACGTTCGGCTGAGTATATCTGCAACGAACTTCGCGTAAAGTATGGTATTCCACGACTTGATATCGATGGATTTGGGTTTGAGCCACTTTCCGATTCATTGATGAAAGTAGCACGCTTCTTTGGACTTGAAGATCGCGCACAAGCGATTATTGATGAAGAGACCGCACGTTGGAAGCCTGAGCTTGATTGGTACAAAAAACGTCTGACGGGTGTCAAAGTATGTTTGTGGCCTGGAGGTTCAAAACTGTGGCATTGGGCGAATGTGATTCATGAAGAGATGGGCGTTGAAGTTGTCTCCTTGTACACCAAATTTGGGCACCAAGGTGATATGGAAAAAGGCGTAGCACGAGCCCAACCCGGCACACTTGCCATTGATGATCCGAACGAGCTTGAAGGCATCGAAGCGATGGATAAGCTCAAACCCGATGTCATCTTCACGGGTATGCGCCCTGGAGAAGTGGCTAAAAAACGTCGGGTTCAATACCTCAATGCCCACGCCTATCATAATGGACCGTACAAAGGGTATGAGGGGTGGGTTCGCTTTGCGCGTGATATTTACAATGCTGCGTTCTCTCCGATTCATCAGCTCTCAGGCATTGACATCAGCAGAGACCCGATTGCGACGGATAAAGGCTTTATGACACGCAAAATGATCTCCGATGTAAAATTGATACCAGAAGAAGCGAATGTGGAGGGAGAGAGACCGTACACGGGTGATTTTGATTGTGTGACGAAACTTCGAGGTAAAGTGTATGACCCTGAGTTGTCTCGTAATCACGAGCAAGCAGCGGTTTAA